One Nicotiana sylvestris chromosome 12, ASM39365v2, whole genome shotgun sequence genomic window carries:
- the LOC138882783 gene encoding agamous-like MADS-box protein AGL62 has product MSTRLIKGRKSVCLAKIENQNNRQVTFSKRRNGVFKKANELAAMTGAEVGIIVSSPGSKPYSFGHPNINEIMNKYVGEERPLSPSSPDIDEKYVQTFRKANSRKLNAQLNTLQDQLDFELSLKNKLNQMNKNVESQQEWFRGPIEKMNYTKASILKEELEDLLLKVKKYGTERGYGYENGKWKVE; this is encoded by the exons ATGAGTACTAGGTTGATTAAAGGTCGCAAAAGTGTTTGTCTCGCGAAGATAGAAAATCAGAATAATCGACAAGTGACCTTCTCAAAACGCCGAAATGGTGTCTTCAAGAAAGCAAATGAGCTTGCTGCTATGACTGGTGCTGAAGTTGGCATCATCGTGTCTTCACCAG GTAGCAAGCCTTACTCTTTTGGTCATCCAAATATAAACGAAATCATGAACAAATATGTTGGGGAAGAAAGGCCTCTATCACCATCATCACCAGACATTGATGAAAAATATGTCCAGACGTTTCGAAAAGCCAATTCTAGAAAACTTAACGCGCAACTCAATACTCTACAAGACCAGCTGGATTTTGAGTTAAGCTTGAAAAACAAACTCAATCAGATGAATAAGAATGTGGAAAGCCAACAAGAGTGGTTCAGGGGTCCTATAGAGAAGATGAACTACACAAAGGCTTCAATATTGAAAGAGGAGTTGGAAGATCTTCTCTTGAAGGTGAAGAAATATGGTACTGAACGTGGGTATGGTTATGAAAATGGAAAATGGAAGGTTGAATAA